AACTGTTTTTCTCAATCTGGAAGCAAATATCACTGAGTAGCTATAGATACTAGGATATGTCCCTTCCCTAAAATCCCTGAAGCACTTTCTACATTTGCCATTTATCTCGTTATCTAATCCTGTATTCACAGCTTTTTGTATTGTGATGTGACTATGAAATAAGTGATCTGTTACAATACACAGGTCTCCTATCCATTGGTTTCAACCTCCACCTCAATCTAATAGGGCTAAGGACtaatttcccctttctctctttaccAAAAGAGTGCTTTGAACTATTAAATAGCCATTGAGAAAATAGGACTAATCTAAAACTTGGATAATTAATTCCTAAATAATCAAAAAACAGATTAACCCTGCAGTCTAAACCTTTGTGATTGCATTTGGAAATACATTACTCCTactctaattattttaatatttctactaTCAAGACAATATCTTGAAAGAAAGAGATGGACTGAGCATTTGCTCACCAAATCCCAAATAACTAGAATCTTAAGTGTAAGAAAGTCTActtccataaaaaggaattactaCCTTACAAGACAAATAGCAAACTCACAAACCCTGCATTACATCAagcatttataaaacaaaaaataatggaaataatttcCTTAAATCATTTCCAAACTATCACTGCCTCAAGACAAAACAAGAAACTGCTCAATGACTTTCCTTAATCTTTTCTTTGATAAGCAGTATAGTGGAATGATAGAGCTGGAGATCTGAAACCAGAtatcctgggttcaaatcctagctcttccacttgctgtgtgaccatgAGCAAGTTATTAATTGGTATGTGCTTCAGGtttcctcattttcctcttctgtaaaatggtacTAGTACCAGTACACACCTGCCTCATAGGACTCTTGTGCAGCATGAATGTGTATCATTCAGGAAACTGCCTGCAGCATGCATATTTTTAGTAAGTATTCAAAAGATCCAAGTGATTTGGTTATCTGACGCTTGCAGAAACATATATTTCAAACTGCTGCTTAATTTGAAGATTCAATGTATTGTagcaaaaaatatatcctttcaGTAACTAGACCTTTGGAAGTAGTAAAGGAGAGAAATGAGATTAATTGGAGAAGAACAGAAGAATCTGATCGCACTGCTTTTGAGTTACAAGAGTACCTGCTTTATCTTTCAAGTAAAAGCTTGCTGTGGAATGCTCAGCCTTCCATTCTGGTCAAACCTGATACAAGGTAAAGGTTGAGCTTGCTTGAAAACTTTTAGATTTTCAGTAGCTCACACAAATTGAGAAAAACCTTTCTCAGTTCTTTTCCAATCTTTAGCATGGTTAGGCAGACAGTACCCAGTGCTGAAACATTTGTCATTTGTGAGAAGCACTACAGTTCAGTGATTAGGAATAAAGGCATCAGATGCCAGGTTAGAACTCTGCCTCTGCTTCTTGGCTGTGTaacctttggcaagttacttaacttctccacCTCAgggtccttatctgtaaaatctgGATAATAATAGCTGttatctcataggattgttgggaggactaaatgagttaattcatgtaAAGCTCTTAGGACGGGGCCCAACGGAGTAAGCACCAAAAAATATTATGATTCTTATTCAGATCGGTCAGTGTAAACATTTCCCTGGTATTGATGACAttaactgtataaaaatatatcttgatCTCacccagaaaagaagaaaaataatcctaattTCTAATTTTCCATGTTTTAGTTACTTGTATTGTTACCAGACATGAGGTAGTAAGTACAGATGCAAAGGACGCAGTACAGGGATCACATCTTCATGCAATTAACCTAACGTCAGAAGACTGGAccctaggcagaaaagaaaatcaggacGATGACTTGAGAGCATCTTTTAGATGTCACACATCTGACAGGGACTGCCTTAAGTATTTTCACTGAACACCTTGTTTTTATCTTCTATGTGTTAGATTTCTCAACTTTCAAACACTTAGTCTCTTCccaagtagtttaaaaaaaaaaaagttgcatgaATAATTCTAGCTAATTAATAATGCCAGTAGCATTACCAAAACGAAGAACACATTTTGCTTCTCAAGACAGCCATCACCTCAATAATTTTATACCAATTTCACACAAGCTGGTAGCAAGCAAGTATAAATAGCTGGCTTAGCTACAACAGGATGAATTGGTGTTTTAgtctgaagaattttaaaacaagccaagtaattgtataaaatttaaattttatgaccATGTTTGGACCTTTTTACATTAAACACAAtggaaatgttcattttttccccaaaggaaaaattTCTGAATCATCACTATGTTGCAcagtagaataaaaatatgaatccAGGTACTTATTCAAGTTTCTAAAGaattcaaataacataaaattttacttCCAAAATCTGAAGTCATCAACATGATTTTGTAGTACTGTATCACAGGCTTTACCTAAAAATTCAATATTCAGATAAAGATAGTCCCCTAGTCACATTCTTTAAAAAGCCTCTGCCCCACCACAGCTTCCTGAGATCTGTGAAGAAACTGCAGTCTTGTGATCAGGCTTCATACAGTACTGGCAGTTTTGTACTTGTAAGGAAAAAATAGTGACCGATTTTATGTGTCAATCAGTTGTAGTCTGCTGATCTGATTAGAAGCCTTGACAAATGCCTGGTGGCGATTGCATATAACTGCCAAGCATATGGGAATAATACAGTAGCCCATCGTTTTGGGGTCAGCTCTTGTACaagaataaaggaacaaaaacatCTGCAAGTAAGGTATCAGAAAAATAACTGTCCAAAACCAGAAAGGCAGGGAGAGTAACCGAGCTTTCAAGGAGTGTGTCCATGTAGTTCCTTCAAGGGGCTCCTCTGGGTGCTGCTGAATGTGTTCCAAGGCCAGCCTATTGTAAGTCTCGTTGATTTCAAAAACATAGTAAAATGCTGCTGCACTTGCTAACAGATACAATCCCACTCCAATCCATCCCATACGCTGACGGAAGTTCATCATTCTCCATGCTCTGTGCCTTTGagttaaaacaataacaacacaGTGAGGGTCTAGTAATGCTGTCATGTCAGCTGTTCCAAATGTACTTACTTTTCGTCCAATGAGCTCTAAAATACTCCCTAACACATTTGAggtttaaaataactaaattaaatttACATCTATTAAGAAGTATAAACATCTTACAGGTTGTTTTATGTAATAGTTATGCGGAAGTAAAGTTTCAGTATATATAAAGTGTGCTTTTTACTGAATCCCACagataaataaatcattaaatcTGGC
The genomic region above belongs to Phocoena phocoena chromosome 2, mPhoPho1.1, whole genome shotgun sequence and contains:
- the LYSET gene encoding lysosomal enzyme trafficking factor isoform X1 codes for the protein MVVFSEMPKPPDYSELSDSLTLAVGTGRFSGPLHRAWRMMNFRQRMGWIGVGLYLLASAAAFYYVFEINETYNRLALEHIQQHPEEPLEGTTWTHSLKARLLSLPFWFWTVIFLIPYLQMFLFLYSCTRADPKTMGYCIIPICLAVICNRHQAFVKASNQISRLQLIDT
- the LYSET gene encoding lysosomal enzyme trafficking factor isoform X2 gives rise to the protein MMNFRQRMGWIGVGLYLLASAAAFYYVFEINETYNRLALEHIQQHPEEPLEGTTWTHSLKARLLSLPFWFWTVIFLIPYLQMFLFLYSCTRADPKTMGYCIIPICLAVICNRHQAFVKASNQISRLQLIDT